A stretch of Natronospira bacteriovora DNA encodes these proteins:
- the gatC gene encoding Asp-tRNA(Asn)/Glu-tRNA(Gln) amidotransferase subunit GatC: protein MSLSPDQVRHIAHLARLRIEDGDIDQYADNLSRIVDFVDQLSKADTASVTPMAHPLDMAQRLREDEVTESNHRDQYQQNAPATEAGLYLVPRVIE from the coding sequence ATGTCCCTCAGTCCCGACCAGGTTCGCCATATCGCCCACCTGGCACGACTTCGCATTGAAGACGGAGATATCGACCAGTACGCGGACAATCTCTCCCGTATTGTCGATTTTGTCGACCAATTGAGCAAGGCCGATACGGCTTCGGTCACGCCCATGGCGCATCCGCTGGACATGGCCCAGCGTTTGCGGGAAGACGAGGTGACCGAGAGCAATCACCGCGATCAGTACCAGCAGAACGCGCCGGCCACGGAGGCCGGCCTGTATCTGGTCCCCCGGGTGATCGAGTAA
- a CDS encoding rod shape-determining protein produces the protein MFNSVRGFFSNDLSIDLGTANTLIYVRGKGIILDEPSVVAIRDDPGRGSKTIEAVGVEAKRMLGRTPGNIVAIRPLKDGVIADFTVTEKMLQFFIRKAHGTRYFRPSPRVVVCVPHGSTQVERRAIRESAAGAGARKVYLIDEPMAAAIGAGMPVHEAKGSMVLDIGGGTSEVAVISLNGIVYAASVRIGGDRFDESIINYVRRNYGTLIGEATAERIKHEIGSAFPGEEVREIEIKGRHLSEGVPRAFTLNSNEILEALQEPLAGIVGAVKTALEQTPPELGSDVADRGIVLTGGGALLRDLDRLLMEETGIPVVIADDPLTCVARGGGRVLELMDEHGSELFSVE, from the coding sequence ATGTTCAACAGTGTTCGAGGCTTTTTCTCCAACGACCTGTCCATTGATCTGGGCACGGCCAACACACTTATCTATGTCCGGGGCAAGGGCATCATCCTTGATGAGCCCTCGGTCGTGGCCATTCGTGACGATCCGGGCCGGGGCAGCAAGACTATCGAAGCGGTGGGCGTGGAAGCCAAGCGCATGCTGGGCCGAACCCCAGGCAATATCGTTGCCATCCGCCCCCTGAAGGACGGCGTGATCGCCGACTTCACCGTCACCGAGAAGATGCTGCAGTTCTTCATTCGCAAGGCCCACGGCACCCGTTACTTCCGACCCAGCCCGCGTGTCGTGGTCTGCGTCCCCCATGGCTCCACCCAGGTGGAACGACGGGCCATCCGCGAGTCAGCGGCCGGAGCCGGGGCCCGCAAGGTCTACCTGATCGATGAGCCCATGGCCGCCGCCATCGGGGCGGGCATGCCGGTGCACGAAGCCAAGGGCTCCATGGTGCTGGATATCGGTGGCGGCACCTCGGAAGTGGCCGTGATTTCCCTCAACGGTATCGTCTACGCCGCCTCCGTTCGCATCGGTGGTGACCGTTTTGACGAGTCCATCATCAATTATGTCCGCCGCAATTACGGCACCCTGATCGGGGAAGCCACGGCGGAACGCATCAAGCACGAGATCGGCTCCGCCTTCCCCGGTGAGGAAGTGCGGGAAATCGAGATCAAGGGGCGCCACCTCTCGGAAGGGGTTCCCCGGGCTTTCACTCTCAACAGCAATGAAATCCTCGAGGCGCTCCAGGAACCGCTGGCCGGCATCGTTGGCGCGGTGAAGACGGCCCTGGAACAGACGCCACCCGAGCTGGGCTCCGACGTGGCTGACCGCGGCATCGTTCTGACCGGTGGTGGCGCCCTGCTGCGGGATCTGGATCGCCTGCTCATGGAGGAAACCGGCATTCCGGTGGTGATCGCCGATGACCCGCTCACCTGCGTCGCCCGCGGTGGCGGACGGGTGCTGGAATTGATGGACGAACACGGCAGCGAGCTGTTTTCAGTCGAATGA
- the mreC gene encoding rod shape-determining protein MreC, translating to MGTAFGGNRNTKLFGHGPSPVVRVALLILLSIVIIAVDHREGHLDRLRQALSIVTYPIQLMVDLPSAALERASETLATRGHLMEENRRLREQQLELSAQNQRLASLEQENERLRELLQSGARVGERLLAAELLQVSLDPFRHRVVVDKGSRHGVHSGQPLLDADGIMGQVTHAGLFGANAILITDPSHAIPVEVNRNGLRTIALGTGDITRLDLPYLPNSADIRTGDLLVSSGLGMRFPRGYPVAVVTEVRRRPGETFAEIHAEPAAALNRSREVLLVWREDNLPFDHDPMQLERHDGAREGDGNEGRDGS from the coding sequence ATGGGCACCGCCTTCGGTGGCAATCGAAACACCAAGCTGTTCGGGCACGGACCCTCGCCGGTGGTTCGGGTCGCCCTGCTGATCCTGCTCTCCATTGTCATCATTGCGGTCGACCACCGCGAAGGCCATCTTGACCGGCTGCGCCAGGCGCTTTCCATCGTGACCTATCCCATCCAGCTGATGGTGGATCTGCCCTCCGCCGCGCTGGAGCGGGCCAGCGAGACCCTGGCCACACGTGGCCACCTGATGGAAGAGAACCGCCGACTGCGGGAACAGCAACTGGAGCTCAGCGCCCAGAACCAGCGTCTGGCAAGCCTGGAACAGGAAAACGAACGCCTTCGGGAGCTGCTGCAGTCCGGCGCCCGGGTGGGTGAACGTCTGCTGGCCGCCGAGCTGCTCCAGGTCAGCCTTGATCCTTTTCGCCACCGGGTGGTAGTGGACAAGGGCAGCCGTCACGGCGTCCATTCCGGGCAGCCGCTGCTGGATGCCGATGGCATCATGGGCCAGGTCACCCATGCCGGCCTGTTTGGCGCCAATGCCATCCTGATTACCGACCCCAGTCACGCCATCCCCGTGGAGGTCAACCGCAACGGTCTTCGCACCATTGCCCTGGGTACCGGCGACATCACCCGACTGGATCTGCCTTATCTGCCCAATAGTGCAGACATCCGGACGGGCGACCTGCTCGTCTCCTCGGGCCTGGGCATGCGTTTCCCGAGAGGCTATCCGGTGGCCGTGGTGACCGAAGTCCGCCGCCGACCCGGGGAAACCTTCGCCGAAATTCACGCCGAACCCGCTGCGGCACTCAATCGCAGCCGGGAAGTGCTGCTGGTCTGGCGGGAAGACAATCTGCCCTTTGACCATGATCCCATGCAGCTGGAACGTCACGATGGCGCCCGCGAAGGCGACGGCAATGAGGGGAGAGACGGATCATGA
- the mreD gene encoding rod shape-determining protein MreD has translation MTDAPAQGRSVVFASLLMALMLTIWPLPEAIAPFRPDWSALFLIYWIMALPHRFNVGTAWCVGLILDVLTGSLLGQHAIALAITGVLVAMSHLRVRVFPVWQQAMTVMVLLAVNELILILVEGATGQLYDLEWRWAPIVTGMLFWPWVLFFLRSLRRRFDVS, from the coding sequence ATGACGGACGCACCGGCACAGGGCCGCTCGGTGGTCTTCGCTTCCCTGTTGATGGCGCTGATGCTGACCATCTGGCCGCTGCCCGAGGCCATCGCCCCCTTCCGGCCGGACTGGTCGGCCCTGTTCCTGATCTACTGGATCATGGCCCTGCCACACCGCTTCAACGTGGGCACGGCCTGGTGCGTGGGCCTGATTCTGGATGTGCTGACCGGCAGCCTGCTGGGCCAGCATGCCATTGCATTGGCCATTACCGGCGTGCTGGTCGCCATGAGTCATCTGCGTGTGCGGGTTTTCCCGGTCTGGCAGCAGGCCATGACGGTGATGGTGCTGCTGGCCGTGAATGAACTCATCCTGATCCTGGTGGAAGGCGCCACGGGACAGTTGTACGATCTGGAATGGCGTTGGGCACCCATTGTCACCGGGATGCTGTTCTGGCCGTGGGTGCTGTTTTTCCTGCGCTCCCTGCGCCGGCGCTTCGATGTAAGCTGA
- the mrdA gene encoding penicillin-binding protein 2: MSVHLHIRDQEQDRRLFMRRGIVAAVLATGLLLLLVARMFVLQVVDHQHYATLADGNRVRVEPIPPTRGLIFDRRGEILAENVPNYQLELIPEQVEDIGATLDALGAMIEIRESDRERFFRLLRSQRRFQPVPIRQNLTETEIARFSVDRQSFPGVEIRARLARHYPHGELTSHLVGYLGAISREDLNRIDRSRYSGTTQIGKTGIEFSYEPILHGGAGSRRVETNAQGRVIRTLDVREPAVPGDDLYLSIDLRLQRVAWDAMEGKQGAVVALDTRDGSVLAMVSRPGYDPNVLATGLDRTAFRAMESDPARPLFDRATRGRYPPGSTVKPFLGLAGLDANAMDPDHQVNCTGEFFIDGRDRPFRDWRREGHGPTDFKRAMAESCDIYYYMLAMELGIDRIHHYLTQFGLGSRAGLDIPGESAGLIPSREWKRRALGEGWFHGETVIAGIGQGYMLATPLQLAKATAALANRGELRRPRLLHGLRNAFTREFEAMAAPEPYRSELLDQINSNNWQLTVDAMVESIHGPRGTGRSIGFGAPYRIAGKTGTAQVFGLGEDEEYEHEEVAFHLRDHALFIAFAPAEDPKIAISVLVEHGGSGGGVAAPVARKVMDEFLLHRQEENDNGR; this comes from the coding sequence GTGTCTGTTCATCTTCACATTCGGGATCAGGAACAGGATCGACGCCTGTTCATGCGACGCGGCATTGTGGCCGCCGTGCTGGCCACCGGCCTGCTTCTACTGCTGGTGGCGCGTATGTTCGTGCTGCAGGTGGTCGATCACCAGCATTACGCCACCCTGGCTGATGGCAACCGGGTGCGGGTGGAACCCATTCCACCCACACGCGGACTGATCTTCGACCGACGAGGCGAGATCCTCGCCGAAAACGTGCCCAACTACCAGCTCGAGCTGATCCCGGAACAGGTGGAAGACATCGGCGCCACCCTTGACGCCCTGGGCGCCATGATCGAAATCCGGGAATCGGACAGGGAACGGTTTTTTCGCCTGCTACGCAGCCAGCGGCGCTTTCAACCGGTTCCCATTCGCCAGAACCTCACGGAAACGGAGATCGCCCGCTTCTCGGTTGACCGGCAGAGCTTCCCCGGCGTCGAAATCCGTGCACGCCTGGCCCGACACTATCCTCATGGTGAATTGACCTCGCATTTGGTGGGCTATCTGGGCGCCATCAGCCGGGAAGACCTGAACCGCATCGATCGCAGCCGCTACAGCGGCACCACCCAGATCGGCAAGACCGGCATCGAATTTTCCTACGAACCCATCCTGCACGGTGGGGCAGGGAGCCGGCGGGTGGAGACCAATGCCCAGGGTCGCGTGATTCGTACGCTCGATGTCCGGGAGCCAGCCGTGCCGGGCGATGACCTCTACCTCAGCATCGATCTTCGCCTGCAACGTGTCGCCTGGGATGCCATGGAGGGAAAGCAGGGCGCCGTGGTGGCCCTGGATACCCGGGATGGCAGTGTGCTCGCCATGGTCAGCCGCCCGGGATACGACCCCAACGTGCTGGCCACCGGCCTGGATCGGACGGCCTTCCGGGCCATGGAAAGCGATCCGGCGCGTCCCCTGTTCGACCGCGCCACCCGGGGACGCTACCCCCCCGGCTCCACGGTCAAGCCATTCCTCGGCCTGGCGGGCCTGGATGCCAATGCCATGGATCCGGATCATCAAGTCAACTGCACCGGTGAATTCTTCATTGACGGCCGCGACCGCCCCTTTCGTGACTGGCGGCGGGAAGGCCATGGCCCCACCGATTTCAAGCGTGCCATGGCCGAGTCCTGTGACATCTACTACTACATGCTGGCGATGGAACTGGGTATCGACCGCATCCACCATTATCTGACCCAGTTCGGCCTGGGCAGCCGCGCCGGTCTGGACATCCCTGGCGAAAGCGCCGGCCTGATTCCTTCCCGGGAGTGGAAACGCCGGGCGCTGGGCGAAGGCTGGTTTCACGGCGAGACGGTGATTGCCGGCATCGGGCAGGGCTACATGCTGGCCACGCCCTTGCAGCTGGCCAAGGCCACCGCCGCACTCGCCAACCGCGGCGAGCTGCGCCGCCCCCGCTTGCTGCATGGCCTGCGCAATGCCTTTACCCGTGAGTTCGAGGCCATGGCCGCACCGGAGCCGTATCGCTCGGAGCTTCTGGACCAGATCAACAGCAACAATTGGCAACTGACCGTGGACGCCATGGTGGAATCCATTCACGGGCCCCGGGGCACAGGCCGCTCCATCGGCTTTGGCGCGCCCTACCGCATCGCCGGCAAGACCGGAACGGCCCAGGTCTTCGGCCTGGGCGAAGACGAGGAATACGAACACGAGGAGGTCGCCTTCCACCTGCGCGACCACGCCCTGTTCATCGCCTTCGCCCCGGCGGAGGATCCGAAGATCGCCATCTCCGTACTGGTGGAGCACGGCGGCAGTGGTGGCGGTGTTGCGGCCCCGGTGGCCCGCAAGGTAATGGATGAGTTCCTGCTGCATCGGCAGGAGGAGAACGACAATGGCCGCTAA
- the rodA gene encoding rod shape-determining protein RodA — MAANYLGSTLNSGGSSGNGVLSTLRLDGPLLLGLLILCCFGLTVVYSASGEDTGLLLRQLIRMGLGLAVLVTLAQIPPSLLRAWSPWVFLGVIALLLLVLIMGEMGKGAQRWLSLGFIRFQPSEMMKLAMPLALAWYLHDRHLPPRWWQILLMLFAIAVPVALIARQPDLGTALLVASAGFFVLFLAGLRWRYMIGGLFALAAALPVLWSHLHDYQRQRVLTFLNPESDPLGAGYHIIQSKIAIGSGGFFGKGWTEGTQSQLQFLPERSTDFIFAVLGEEFGLLGVGLLILIYLFVFWRGMVLALRAQDNFGRLLGGSLMLTFFVYIFVNTGMVTGLVPVVGVPLPLVSYGGTSMVTLMAGFGILMSINSHRRFMS; from the coding sequence ATGGCCGCTAACTACCTTGGCAGCACCCTCAACAGCGGTGGCTCTTCAGGCAACGGTGTCCTCAGCACCCTGCGCCTGGACGGTCCGCTCCTTCTCGGGCTGCTCATCCTCTGCTGCTTCGGCCTCACGGTGGTCTACAGCGCCAGTGGCGAGGATACGGGACTGCTGCTCCGCCAGCTCATCCGCATGGGCCTGGGTCTGGCTGTGCTGGTAACCCTGGCACAGATCCCGCCCAGCCTGCTCCGGGCCTGGTCACCGTGGGTCTTTCTCGGTGTCATTGCCCTGCTGCTTCTGGTACTGATCATGGGCGAAATGGGCAAGGGCGCCCAGCGCTGGCTCAGCCTGGGCTTCATTCGCTTCCAGCCCTCCGAGATGATGAAGCTGGCCATGCCGCTTGCTCTCGCCTGGTACCTGCATGATCGTCACCTGCCACCGCGCTGGTGGCAGATTCTGCTGATGCTGTTCGCCATCGCGGTGCCGGTCGCACTCATCGCCCGCCAGCCAGACCTGGGCACGGCCCTGCTGGTGGCCTCCGCCGGCTTCTTCGTTCTCTTCCTCGCCGGACTGCGCTGGCGCTACATGATAGGTGGCCTGTTTGCCCTTGCCGCCGCCCTGCCCGTCCTCTGGTCTCATTTGCACGACTACCAGCGCCAGCGCGTACTCACCTTCCTGAATCCGGAATCCGACCCCCTGGGGGCTGGCTATCACATCATTCAGTCCAAGATCGCCATCGGTTCGGGTGGCTTCTTCGGCAAGGGCTGGACTGAAGGTACCCAGTCCCAGCTCCAGTTCCTGCCCGAACGCTCCACGGATTTCATTTTCGCTGTCCTGGGGGAGGAATTCGGCCTGCTGGGTGTGGGCCTGCTGATCCTGATCTACCTCTTCGTCTTCTGGCGCGGCATGGTGCTGGCCCTGCGCGCCCAGGACAATTTCGGCCGTCTTCTGGGTGGCAGCCTGATGCTGACGTTCTTCGTCTACATCTTCGTCAACACCGGCATGGTCACCGGCCTGGTGCCGGTGGTAGGGGTTCCCCTGCCGCTGGTCAGCTATGGCGGCACGTCCATGGTGACCCTCATGGCCGGTTTCGGTATTCTCATGAGCATCAACAGTCATCGACGGTTCATGTCGTGA
- the mltB gene encoding lytic murein transglycosylase B produces the protein MKSTLAITALLAFMLSPLTLSAANWLEREDVQAFIERMDSEHDLDRDWLESVFANVIRQDAVLEAIASPAEALPWHRYRPIFLTEARIQAGVDFWKANETVIRRASREYDVDPEMLVAIIGIETYYGRHQGRHPVLDSLVTLGFDYPPRAAFFRRELEQLFLLADEEDLDIHELRGSYAGAMGLGQFISSSWRAYAVDFSGSGNRDLLNDIEDGIGSVANYFARHNWKGGDAVAVPAILPDDRSFSVNNPLQRKRAHELRAAGLIFSEGVDDDELVLPVQLDTGNGDAWWVGLNNFWSITRYNHSPLYAMAAWELSREIAREKDGRR, from the coding sequence ATGAAAAGCACTCTGGCTATCACCGCCCTTCTGGCTTTCATGCTCAGTCCCCTGACGCTGTCAGCCGCCAACTGGCTGGAGCGAGAGGATGTGCAGGCCTTCATCGAGCGCATGGATTCGGAACACGACCTGGACCGCGACTGGCTCGAATCCGTGTTTGCCAATGTCATTCGCCAGGATGCCGTACTGGAAGCCATTGCCAGCCCGGCCGAGGCTCTGCCCTGGCATCGCTACCGGCCGATCTTCCTCACCGAGGCGCGCATCCAGGCCGGCGTGGACTTCTGGAAGGCCAACGAAACCGTCATCCGTCGCGCCAGCCGGGAATACGATGTGGATCCGGAGATGCTGGTGGCCATCATCGGCATCGAGACCTACTACGGGCGTCATCAGGGTCGGCACCCGGTGCTCGATTCCCTGGTCACTCTGGGCTTCGACTACCCGCCCCGCGCCGCCTTCTTCCGGCGCGAACTCGAACAGCTGTTCCTGCTTGCGGACGAGGAAGATCTCGACATTCACGAGCTGCGGGGTTCCTACGCCGGGGCCATGGGGCTAGGCCAGTTCATTTCCTCCTCCTGGCGGGCCTACGCGGTGGATTTCAGCGGCAGCGGCAATCGGGACCTGCTAAACGACATCGAAGATGGCATTGGCAGTGTGGCCAACTACTTCGCCCGGCATAACTGGAAAGGTGGCGACGCCGTGGCCGTACCGGCAATCCTTCCCGACGACCGCTCCTTCAGCGTCAACAACCCGCTACAGCGCAAGCGGGCTCATGAACTGCGTGCGGCCGGACTGATCTTCAGCGAAGGTGTGGATGACGATGAGCTGGTATTGCCGGTGCAGCTGGATACGGGCAACGGTGATGCCTGGTGGGTGGGGCTGAACAATTTCTGGTCCATTACCCGCTACAACCACAGCCCCCTTTATGCCATGGCGGCCTGGGAGCTGAGCCGCGAAATCGCGAGGGAGAAGGATGGCCGTCGTTAA
- a CDS encoding septal ring lytic transglycosylase RlpA family protein, with amino-acid sequence MAVVKRSPGLPRSTLFLAGLTLLVAACAPFETRDSGPTAPPPGLDNIPEPVPRNEPRSRYGNPSSYEVFGRTYYVMDSAEGYSEEGVASWYGKKFHGQRTSSGEEYDMYALTAAHTRLPLPTYVRVTNLENNRSVIVRVNDRGPFAHDRIIDLSYAAAHRLGLVDAGTGRVRVEALSRHRDGMGIPSGRVRIQVGAFGEAGNARALKERLEREGIRPVHIRSESGRRGVHRVQVGPLEGEQRIQAMLDRLARAGFEDTRFVHD; translated from the coding sequence ATGGCCGTCGTTAAACGTTCACCGGGGCTCCCGCGAAGCACCCTTTTCCTGGCCGGGCTCACCCTGCTGGTGGCGGCCTGCGCCCCCTTCGAGACCCGTGACAGTGGCCCGACTGCACCGCCCCCCGGGCTGGACAATATCCCCGAGCCCGTACCCCGGAATGAACCGCGCAGCCGGTACGGGAACCCTTCCAGTTATGAAGTCTTCGGGCGGACCTATTACGTCATGGATTCTGCCGAGGGCTATTCCGAGGAAGGCGTCGCCTCCTGGTACGGCAAGAAGTTTCACGGCCAGCGCACCAGCAGCGGCGAGGAATACGACATGTACGCTCTTACCGCTGCCCATACCCGCCTGCCCCTGCCCACCTATGTGCGGGTGACCAACCTGGAAAACAATCGCAGTGTGATCGTGCGTGTCAATGATCGCGGGCCATTCGCCCATGACCGCATCATCGACCTGTCCTATGCGGCTGCCCATCGTCTGGGCCTGGTGGATGCCGGAACCGGCCGGGTTCGAGTGGAAGCCCTGTCCCGCCACCGGGACGGCATGGGCATTCCCTCGGGCCGGGTTCGAATCCAGGTCGGGGCCTTTGGCGAGGCGGGCAATGCCCGCGCCCTGAAGGAGCGGCTGGAACGCGAGGGCATTCGACCTGTCCATATCCGCTCCGAAAGCGGGCGCCGGGGTGTCCACCGGGTTCAGGTCGGCCCCCTGGAGGGTGAACAGCGAATCCAGGCCATGCTCGATCGACTGGCCCGGGCCGGCTTCGAGGACACTCGCTTCGTCCACGACTGA
- a CDS encoding D-alanyl-D-alanine carboxypeptidase family protein, with amino-acid sequence MISCVRSVVPALLAALVLVAGPALSSPIPSAPSVDAESYVLMDYHSGRVLAEKDPEKVVEPASITKVMTGYVVFNSLRTGSIALDDEVMVSERAWRMPGSRMFIEVGRRVSVEDLLQGMIIQSGNDASVALAEHVAGSEAAFVDLMNQYAQRLGMENTSYANATGLPDESQYTTAIDTARLTRALIQEFPQYYSWYSDREFTFNGIRQNNRNTLLWRDDSVDGVKTGHTSSAGYCLVTSAERNDSRLISVVMGSSSERSRADASQSLLNYGFRFFETHRLYTAGESLAEERIWGGARDYLNLGVNEDLFVTIPRGTYRDLDPVLNLRGRLDAPISAGDPVGKVRVRLNDDVIAEREVHALEDIQSGSLWQRMVDRVKLFFD; translated from the coding sequence ATGATTTCATGCGTTCGCTCTGTTGTTCCGGCCCTGCTGGCCGCACTCGTTCTCGTCGCCGGGCCGGCCCTGTCCAGTCCGATCCCTTCCGCCCCGTCCGTGGATGCGGAAAGCTATGTCTTGATGGATTATCACAGTGGCCGCGTACTGGCCGAGAAGGATCCCGAAAAGGTGGTCGAGCCGGCCAGCATCACCAAGGTCATGACAGGCTATGTGGTCTTCAATTCCCTGCGCACCGGCAGCATCGCGCTCGATGATGAAGTCATGGTCAGTGAACGCGCCTGGCGCATGCCCGGATCGCGCATGTTCATCGAGGTGGGACGGCGTGTTTCCGTGGAAGATTTGCTCCAGGGCATGATCATCCAGTCCGGCAACGACGCCAGCGTTGCGCTGGCCGAACACGTGGCCGGTTCCGAGGCTGCCTTCGTGGACCTCATGAATCAGTACGCTCAACGTCTGGGCATGGAGAACACCAGCTACGCCAATGCCACCGGCCTGCCGGACGAAAGCCAGTACACCACGGCCATCGATACTGCCCGGCTTACCCGGGCACTGATTCAGGAATTTCCGCAGTACTACAGCTGGTATTCGGATCGGGAATTCACCTTCAACGGCATTCGCCAGAATAATCGCAATACCCTGTTGTGGCGCGATGATTCCGTGGACGGAGTCAAGACCGGCCATACCAGCTCCGCCGGCTACTGCCTGGTCACGTCCGCCGAGCGCAATGACAGTCGCCTGATTTCGGTGGTCATGGGGTCGAGCAGCGAACGCTCTCGTGCCGATGCCAGCCAGTCCCTGCTCAATTACGGTTTTCGCTTCTTCGAGACCCACCGCCTCTACACGGCCGGTGAAAGCCTGGCTGAAGAGCGGATCTGGGGTGGTGCCCGCGATTACCTGAACCTGGGCGTGAACGAGGATCTTTTCGTCACCATCCCCCGAGGCACCTACCGTGATCTGGATCCCGTCCTGAATCTGCGCGGCCGCCTGGATGCGCCCATTTCGGCGGGAGACCCGGTGGGCAAGGTCAGGGTACGGCTCAATGACGACGTGATTGCCGAGCGCGAAGTGCATGCCCTGGAGGACATTCAGTCTGGCAGCCTCTGGCAGCGCATGGTCGATCGCGTGAAGCTGTTCTTCGACTGA
- a CDS encoding D-amino acid aminotransferase, which produces MAIPHETAWLNGEFLPLQEARISPLDRGFLFGDGIYEVVPIYDGQPFELEAHLDRLEYSLGEIRLRNPLSRAQWRSMIAELVERNGGGDQTVYFQITRGADSQRDHGFPDPDLAPTCFAMSSPLAPAPARFASDGARAHLVEDIRWRRCDIKATGLLANAMAKQAARDAGADEALLHRDGQLIEGSSMTLFLVENGALLTPPKGPSILPGITRDVVINLARDLGVAVEEAPLAMTRLQSCDELWFTSSSREIMPVTQVDGITIGDGRPGPVWQRFQQTLSERTRVQSSTVKVS; this is translated from the coding sequence ATGGCGATCCCCCACGAAACAGCCTGGCTCAACGGCGAATTCCTTCCGCTTCAGGAAGCCAGAATTTCACCACTGGATCGGGGTTTCCTCTTCGGTGACGGCATCTACGAAGTGGTGCCGATCTATGACGGACAGCCCTTCGAACTGGAGGCCCATCTGGATCGCCTCGAATACAGCCTGGGGGAAATCCGCCTGCGCAACCCCCTGAGCCGGGCTCAGTGGCGATCCATGATTGCCGAACTGGTCGAGCGAAACGGGGGCGGTGACCAGACGGTGTATTTCCAGATCACCCGGGGTGCTGATTCCCAGCGCGACCACGGATTCCCGGATCCTGACCTGGCCCCCACCTGCTTTGCCATGAGCAGCCCCCTGGCGCCGGCCCCTGCCCGTTTCGCCAGCGACGGAGCCCGCGCACATCTGGTGGAGGACATTCGCTGGCGACGCTGTGACATCAAGGCCACCGGCTTGCTGGCCAACGCCATGGCAAAGCAGGCCGCCCGCGACGCCGGCGCCGATGAAGCCCTGCTGCACCGGGACGGCCAACTGATCGAGGGCAGCTCCATGACCCTGTTTCTGGTTGAGAATGGTGCCCTGCTGACGCCGCCGAAAGGCCCGTCGATATTGCCGGGCATCACCCGGGACGTGGTCATCAATCTGGCACGTGACCTGGGCGTGGCTGTGGAAGAGGCCCCGCTGGCCATGACACGGCTGCAAAGCTGTGATGAACTCTGGTTCACCAGCTCCAGCCGCGAGATCATGCCGGTGACGCAGGTGGATGGCATTACCATTGGTGACGGTCGCCCTGGCCCGGTCTGGCAACGTTTCCAACAGACTCTCTCGGAAAGAACCCGTGTGCAGTCGAGTACGGTGAAGGTTTCATGA
- a CDS encoding YbeD family protein codes for MKDIDENNTPLEFPCDFPLKIMGRDEDGFREHVIAIISQKAGADAVVGIRDRESKGGRFISLTVTVRAESRPQLDDIYRELHASDRVLMTL; via the coding sequence ATGAAGGATATCGACGAGAACAACACCCCCCTGGAATTTCCCTGCGACTTTCCGCTCAAGATCATGGGCCGGGACGAAGACGGCTTTCGCGAGCACGTCATTGCCATCATCAGCCAGAAGGCCGGCGCTGACGCCGTGGTGGGCATTCGTGACCGGGAAAGCAAGGGCGGGCGCTTCATTTCCCTCACGGTGACCGTACGGGCCGAAAGCCGCCCTCAGCTGGATGACATCTACCGGGAACTGCACGCCTCCGATCGCGTGCTGATGACCCTCTGA
- the lipB gene encoding lipoyl(octanoyl) transferase LipB has translation MASTATTSQDIPPPEFRELGRRDFDPVWEEMKQWTLARSGDESDRIWQVEHPPVFTLGLAGKREHVLAPGDIPVIDIDRGGQVTYHGPGQLVVYPLINLRRLKLGVRALVEALEQAVIDTLAGYGIDAANRRDAPGVYVEGRKIAALGLRVRNGCTYHGLAFNVNMDLEPFQRINPCGYEGLEVTQVTDLGGPADPMTVWRDLQPHLLRRLGYPTP, from the coding sequence ATGGCGTCTACCGCGACCACCAGTCAGGACATCCCGCCACCGGAATTCCGGGAGCTGGGCCGGCGTGATTTCGACCCCGTGTGGGAAGAGATGAAGCAGTGGACCCTCGCCCGCAGCGGCGATGAAAGCGACCGCATCTGGCAAGTGGAACACCCCCCGGTCTTCACCCTGGGGCTGGCCGGCAAGCGCGAGCATGTACTGGCACCGGGTGATATCCCGGTCATCGACATCGACCGCGGCGGCCAGGTGACCTATCACGGCCCCGGGCAGCTGGTGGTCTACCCCCTGATCAACCTGCGCCGGCTGAAACTCGGTGTACGCGCCCTGGTGGAAGCCCTGGAACAGGCCGTCATCGACACCCTGGCCGGATACGGTATTGATGCGGCCAATCGCCGCGATGCCCCCGGCGTCTACGTGGAAGGCCGCAAGATCGCCGCCCTCGGCCTGCGGGTACGCAACGGCTGCACCTACCACGGCCTGGCCTTCAACGTGAACATGGATCTGGAACCCTTCCAGCGCATCAACCCCTGCGGCTATGAAGGCCTGGAAGTGACCCAGGTCACCGACCTCGGCGGCCCCGCCGACCCCATGACCGTATGGCGGGACCTGCAGCCGCATTTGCTGCGTCGCCTGGGTTATCCGACCCCCTAG